One stretch of Carassius carassius chromosome 18, fCarCar2.1, whole genome shotgun sequence DNA includes these proteins:
- the LOC132092222 gene encoding E3 ubiquitin-protein ligase RNF217-like yields the protein MEDESSVRVNVTAHNMPGYIGRDVESVHVSSGTRSTDFGREVLSSEAKVPSSLSLSSKDVLEFHKHKHEPGGNNKENDERETITAVDILRRNFGSTSVRDPEDPKDLEKVGLNDLDHERMQCSTKSLQQNMDSNSGLGDTDGNHQIDFIDLKSGEDPSQSKEHVYCTVYCIANDNYRIPVEKTSSDHETTSLSSSSSSDVLVLPPIDLPNSELDYEHYPAPYTVTDLMLSGINSYYNADNSLSVVLTCRICLDDKKTLPLHCCKNAVCEECLKRYIISQVHVGRAHLVCPITECSGFLEDSLVISHLSSEELAKYKYFLELSRLDSSTKPCPQCSLFTSLKGCSQQTSSKSDHKYKIQCTKCQFVWCFKCHAPWHEGLKCRDYRRGDKLLRHWASVIEHGQRNAQKCPFCKIHIQRTEGCDHMTCTQCNTNFCYRCGEKYRHLRFFGDHTSNLSVFGCKYRYLPEKPHLRRLVRGSVCMSKVLVAPVVIVLVVVVGALALVIGLFALPIYYICKRRRKRSQGSSRWLC from the exons ATGGAAGATGAGTCTTCCGTGCGTGTGAATGTCACGGCTCATAATATGCCCGGTTATATTGGACGCGACGTGGAATCTGTCCATGTATCCAGCGGGACACGGAGCACTGATTTCGGCCGGGAGGTCCTCAGCAGTGAAGCGAAGGTGCCGTCATCATTGTCGTTATCCTCGAAGGATGTTTTGGAATTTCATAAACACAAACATGAGCCAGGAGGaaacaataaagaaaatgacGAGAGGGAAACCATAACAGCCGTGGACATTTTAAGAAGGAATTTTGGTTCGACAAGTGTCAGAGATCCAGAAGATCCCAAAGACCTGGAGAAAGTAGGATTGAACGACTTGGATCATGAAAGGATGCAATGTAGCACAAAAAGTCTCCAACAAAACATGGACAGTAACTCAGGATTGGGAGATACTGATGGGAATCATCAAATCGATTTTATTGATTTGAAGAGTGGTGAAGATCCCAGCCAATCAAAAGAGCATGTTTACTGCACTGTATATTGTATTGCCAATGATAATTATAGGATACCTGTTGAAAAAACATCATCTGATCACGAAACTACATctttgtcatcatcatcatcatcagatgtGCTGGTTTTACCTCCCATCGACTTGCCAAATTCAGAATTGGACTATGAGCACTATCCAGCGCCCTACACAGTCACCGACTTGATGCTGTCTGGAATAAACAGCTATTATAATGCTGACAACAGTTTATCTGTTGTGTTAACATGTCGTATTTGTCTTGATGACAAAAAAACCTTACCACTACACTGCTGCAAAAATGCAGTTTGTGAAGAATGTCTGAAAAGATACATCATCTCACAG GTTCACGTGGGTCGGGCACACTTGGTGTGTCCCATCACAGAATGCAGTGGTTTCTTGGAGGATAGTTTGGTGATTTCGCACCTGTCCAGTGAAGAGCTGGCAAAATACAAGTATTTCTTGGAGCTGAGCAGACTGGACTCCAGCACGAAACCATGTCCCCAGTGCAGCCTGTTTACCTCCCTGAAGGGTTGTAGCCAACAGACGTCCTCCAAGAGTGACCATAAGTATAAG ATTCAGTGCACAAAGTGCCAGTTTGTCTGGTGTTTCAAATGCCATGCACCCTGGCATGAAGGCCTGAAGTGTCGAGACTACAGGAGAGGAGACAAACTGTTGCGTCACTGGGCCAGCGTCATCGAACATGGCCAGAGGAACGCTCAGAAGTGTCCATTCTGCAAG ATCCACATTCAGAGAACGGAGGGCTGTGATCACATGACCTGCACACAGTGCAACACTAACTTTTGTTATCGTTGCGGGGAGAAGTACAGGCATCTGCGCTTTTTTGGGGACCACACCTCCAACCTGAGTGTGTTTGGATGCAAGTACCGCTACCTGCCTGAGAAACCCCATCTGCGCCGGCTGGTCCGAGGCTCTGTTTGTA TGAGTAAAGTGCTGGTGGCTCCAGTGGTCATTGTCCTCGTGGTGGTCGTTGGAGCTCTGGCTTTGGTCATAG GCTTGTTTGCTCTGCCTATCTACTACATCTGTAAGAGGAGGAGGAAGCGCTCACAGGGGTCGAgtcgctggctgtgctga